A stretch of the uncultured Desulfobacter sp. genome encodes the following:
- a CDS encoding DUF3108 domain-containing protein — MNKTALWRLPALSFLVVIRLFFLVLLFLSLFCGSSAMAADKKASKNKLPFLHQEQLEYQIRWEEIDAGAAIFDVLAVTPVDKEPCRHFSLKVQSSPLVDVFYQIRDQYDSYADLAFDHSMRYIRKATGSEQRDILVQFNWKKGIARYSNFNTAKKPIPIPSGTFDPLAAFYKLRCMDLDSKKEIQFPITDGKKCFMGRAKIGGQETITCFNTTYDTYVIEPELTHFGGVFEESDNPLLRIWITADNRRLPVRIKAKVIVGSIIGELVSVR; from the coding sequence ATGAATAAGACGGCACTATGGCGACTACCGGCGTTATCCTTTCTTGTTGTTATCCGGCTCTTTTTTTTAGTATTGCTGTTTTTATCTCTCTTCTGCGGTTCATCGGCAATGGCAGCGGATAAAAAAGCATCTAAAAATAAACTGCCTTTTTTGCACCAAGAACAGCTTGAATATCAGATTCGCTGGGAAGAGATAGACGCCGGTGCTGCAATTTTTGATGTCCTTGCCGTAACACCGGTCGACAAAGAACCTTGTCGTCATTTTTCATTGAAGGTGCAATCCTCTCCATTGGTTGATGTTTTCTATCAAATCCGTGATCAATACGATTCTTATGCGGACCTTGCCTTTGACCATTCAATGCGTTACATCAGGAAAGCGACCGGCAGTGAACAACGGGATATCCTGGTGCAGTTTAATTGGAAAAAAGGTATCGCCCGGTATTCGAATTTTAATACCGCCAAAAAGCCGATACCGATTCCATCCGGCACATTTGATCCGCTGGCCGCATTTTATAAACTGCGTTGCATGGACTTAGACAGTAAAAAAGAGATCCAATTTCCCATCACTGACGGGAAAAAATGTTTTATGGGCCGGGCAAAAATTGGGGGGCAGGAGACCATAACATGTTTTAATACCACCTATGATACTTATGTGATTGAGCCTGAACTTACCCATTTTGGCGGGGTGTTTGAAGAGAGCGATAACCCTTTGCTGCGTATATGGATTACCGCGGATAACAGGCGGCTTCCGGT
- a CDS encoding DNA translocase FtsK — MEKKNYSLQKNLLRLKTECGEYKFQISGETGQADAERIAKAMTDEMEKADNALGRQNKPNPYVKLLLANLNLADRYVKLENRYGELENRYDALLKVYEKLKASPVNPVVVPAAPESISLKSDEKQTPVYQEAVSQEAVNQEDDSSVSTLELEPSAPFLPTAEINDISESDPEPDPGPDPEMSDEKPVKKPVSPGPLVTQVLDTLKKVKAVQPEPEPEPLTVPENKEESGDSVQADSPKPQEKELFKTNIQGYGAGKYSLPSLDFLEKGGQETVVDHEAIRRDAELLEQKLGYFGIKGEVMEVLPGPVITTFEYKPAPGIKISKIVNLADDLALALSALSIRIVAPIPGKDVIGIEIPNPAMCVVPFRDIVGTSNFDEINSPAPICLGKDIIGKPVVVGLERMPHLLIAGATGTGKSVALNAMICSILYKSPPDRVKFIMIDPKRIELSLFNDIPHLITPVITDMKKANIALQWVVREMEQRYEKLAQLQVRNIEQYNEKVRASDLPGIESDLSDMEDDFQPFPYIVVIIDELADLMMTASKDIEFSLTRIAQMARAAGIHMILATQRPSVDVLTGIIKANFPTRISFQVSSKTDSRTIIDANGAETLLGRGDMLFVPPGTARLKRVHGTYLSEKELWAITECVKAQGKPEYLAEVTTEKEEPQQAVAFDDDEYDEKYQQALDFVMSSRQASISGVQRALRIGYNRAARIIDLMEKQGIVAPSDGVRPRQVIGSID, encoded by the coding sequence GTGGAAAAAAAGAATTACAGCTTACAAAAAAATCTTTTGCGTTTGAAAACCGAATGCGGAGAGTATAAATTTCAGATCAGTGGGGAAACCGGGCAGGCTGATGCCGAACGTATTGCAAAAGCGATGACCGATGAAATGGAAAAAGCGGACAATGCATTAGGCCGGCAGAATAAGCCCAATCCATATGTCAAGCTACTGTTAGCCAATCTAAATCTTGCAGACAGGTATGTCAAACTTGAAAATAGGTATGGTGAACTTGAAAACAGGTATGATGCACTGTTAAAGGTATATGAAAAGCTTAAAGCATCTCCTGTTAATCCTGTAGTTGTTCCTGCCGCTCCAGAATCCATATCCTTAAAAAGCGATGAAAAACAAACGCCGGTGTACCAGGAGGCGGTAAGCCAGGAAGCAGTGAACCAGGAAGATGACAGTTCCGTTTCAACTCTTGAGCTTGAACCTAGTGCCCCTTTTTTGCCCACTGCCGAAATAAACGATATTTCCGAATCAGATCCAGAGCCAGATCCTGGTCCGGATCCGGAGATGTCCGACGAAAAACCAGTGAAGAAACCGGTCTCCCCCGGGCCGTTGGTGACTCAGGTCCTTGATACCTTGAAAAAAGTTAAAGCGGTACAGCCCGAACCCGAACCCGAACCTTTGACGGTACCGGAGAACAAGGAAGAAAGCGGTGACTCTGTTCAAGCCGATTCACCCAAGCCACAGGAAAAGGAATTGTTCAAGACGAATATTCAGGGTTATGGTGCCGGCAAATATAGCCTACCCTCCTTGGATTTCCTTGAAAAAGGCGGTCAGGAAACTGTGGTGGACCATGAGGCCATCAGGCGGGATGCTGAACTACTAGAGCAGAAACTGGGGTATTTCGGCATCAAGGGTGAAGTTATGGAGGTGCTGCCGGGCCCTGTCATCACAACCTTTGAATATAAACCTGCCCCTGGGATAAAAATCAGCAAGATCGTGAATCTAGCCGATGACCTGGCCCTGGCTTTAAGTGCTTTGAGCATCCGTATCGTGGCCCCCATTCCGGGCAAGGATGTCATTGGTATTGAGATTCCTAATCCGGCCATGTGTGTTGTACCGTTCAGGGATATCGTGGGGACTTCCAACTTTGATGAAATCAATTCTCCTGCACCCATCTGCCTGGGTAAGGATATCATCGGAAAGCCTGTGGTGGTGGGGCTTGAAAGAATGCCCCATCTGCTCATTGCCGGGGCCACCGGAACCGGCAAAAGTGTGGCGCTTAATGCCATGATCTGCAGCATACTGTATAAATCACCCCCTGACCGGGTCAAATTTATCATGATTGATCCCAAACGCATTGAACTCTCATTGTTCAACGACATCCCGCACCTGATTACGCCTGTGATCACAGACATGAAAAAAGCCAATATTGCCCTGCAATGGGTGGTCAGGGAAATGGAGCAGCGGTATGAGAAACTGGCCCAGCTTCAGGTACGCAACATCGAGCAGTATAATGAAAAGGTCCGGGCCTCTGATCTGCCGGGAATTGAGTCAGACCTGTCGGATATGGAAGATGACTTTCAACCCTTTCCTTATATCGTTGTGATCATTGACGAGCTGGCCGATTTGATGATGACCGCCAGCAAAGATATTGAATTTTCCTTGACCCGTATTGCCCAGATGGCCCGGGCTGCAGGCATCCATATGATTTTGGCTACCCAGCGCCCTTCCGTGGATGTACTCACAGGTATTATCAAGGCCAATTTCCCCACCCGGATTTCCTTTCAGGTTTCTTCCAAGACCGACTCCAGGACCATCATTGATGCCAATGGTGCCGAAACCCTTCTGGGGCGGGGCGACATGCTTTTTGTGCCCCCGGGCACAGCCCGGCTCAAGCGGGTCCACGGCACATATCTATCCGAGAAAGAATTATGGGCCATCACAGAGTGTGTCAAGGCCCAGGGAAAACCCGAATACCTTGCAGAGGTGACTACGGAAAAAGAAGAACCCCAGCAGGCTGTGGCCTTTGATGACGACGAGTATGATGAAAAGTACCAACAGGCCCTGGATTTTGTCATGTCCTCACGTCAGGCATCCATTTCCGGTGTGCAACGGGCTTTACGGATCGGTTACAACCGGGCAGCACGCATCATTGATCTTATGGAAAAACAGGGGATTGTCGCGCCGTCCGACGGTGTTCGACCCCGCCAGGTGATAGGCAGTATCGACTGA
- a CDS encoding peptidoglycan recognition family protein: protein MLRVFILLLVVILLTTASGLAAQTYSRSDLVRFQNGIIDYRSRINSRFKKRVRSKTRLIIVHTSELGLKSTLRVVSKGKRFKNGRTSPGGHANYVVARNGTVYRILDKKYRADHAGLSMWNGVSDVSDISVGIEFVGYHYAPLTAKQYRSAGMLLFILKRFYGLGDKDILTHSQVAYGKPNRWFSKNHRGRKRCAKNFDRVRAGLGPTWPFDPDVRAGLLTPDPMLANVFYPAPGAFVYTGQKVSHTLETDVISQQNSAWTIAGEDYNAPNTVYVLPSGKTVAGHRVASIIGWARLPVGTKVLLNQETKQVREQANSIIKTISGRMTAWSHAGGAYHAASTIYFLPSGRSLAGCVISDWDDLPSGTRLVVGYKGPFNITKHKTAYRIAGVKFKDPKTIYHIPGRGPVPGNKVPDFSDLPKGTGVYLPLAG from the coding sequence TTGTTGCGGGTCTTTATTTTGCTACTGGTTGTCATACTCCTGACAACAGCCTCGGGCCTGGCGGCACAAACCTATTCCCGTTCAGACCTTGTTCGTTTCCAGAATGGTATTATAGATTATCGGTCCCGGATTAATTCGCGATTTAAAAAAAGGGTGCGTTCCAAAACCCGGCTGATCATCGTGCATACCTCCGAGTTGGGATTGAAAAGTACTTTACGGGTGGTTTCCAAAGGAAAGCGGTTTAAAAACGGTCGTACATCGCCAGGCGGGCATGCCAATTATGTCGTTGCCAGGAACGGGACGGTTTACCGGATCCTAGATAAAAAATACAGGGCAGACCATGCCGGCCTATCCATGTGGAATGGGGTGTCTGATGTCAGTGATATCTCTGTGGGCATAGAATTTGTAGGTTATCATTATGCGCCTTTGACCGCTAAGCAGTACAGGTCAGCAGGGATGCTGCTGTTTATCCTTAAACGATTCTACGGCCTTGGGGATAAAGACATTTTGACCCACAGTCAGGTGGCATACGGTAAACCCAATCGATGGTTTTCAAAAAATCACAGGGGGCGTAAACGATGTGCGAAAAATTTTGACAGGGTCCGGGCTGGGCTCGGGCCAACCTGGCCGTTTGATCCTGATGTCAGGGCAGGGCTTCTTACGCCGGATCCTATGCTGGCCAATGTGTTTTATCCTGCTCCCGGTGCGTTTGTTTACACCGGGCAAAAGGTGTCCCATACTCTGGAAACCGATGTCATTTCACAACAGAATTCTGCCTGGACCATAGCCGGTGAAGATTATAACGCCCCCAACACGGTTTATGTTTTGCCCAGCGGAAAAACAGTGGCCGGTCACAGGGTTGCTTCTATTATAGGATGGGCTCGTTTGCCCGTGGGCACAAAGGTACTGCTAAACCAGGAGACAAAACAAGTCCGTGAGCAGGCGAATAGTATCATAAAAACCATTTCCGGCCGGATGACGGCGTGGTCCCATGCAGGTGGCGCGTACCATGCAGCCTCGACCATCTATTTTCTTCCATCGGGCAGGAGTCTGGCCGGATGTGTGATTTCGGACTGGGATGATCTGCCTTCAGGCACCCGTTTAGTGGTGGGGTATAAGGGGCCCTTTAACATTACAAAACATAAAACTGCCTATAGGATCGCCGGTGTAAAATTTAAAGACCCCAAAACCATTTACCATATTCCGGGCCGGGGGCCGGTTCCGGGCAACAAAGTTCCGGATTTCAGCGATTTGCCCAAAGGGACAGGGGTATATCTGCCGTTAGCCGGTTGA